In a genomic window of Brassica rapa cultivar Chiifu-401-42 chromosome A10, CAAS_Brap_v3.01, whole genome shotgun sequence:
- the LOC103844900 gene encoding uncharacterized protein LOC103844900 isoform X3 — protein MGQDYSYTQPSSSSEELDITSLIVAEGELYANEVESNNFTISQEYQYAAAPEADEGIPRTCYCGSEPVVKTSYTPKNPYRRYFSCNNVDDGECHIWKWWDVALQEELRETQIQLRMLKDQFFESDQKVAKLEKILRVLSKKTAVAKYRFAKGVCLLLLLILVIVMWRKSLGGFKHQCLNSSWPSKWW, from the exons ATGGGCCAAGACTATAGCTACACTCAGCCTTCTTCTTCGTCAGAGGAGTTAGACATCACCTCTTTAATTGTAGCAGAAGGTGAACTCTACGCCAATGAAGTTGAGAGTAATAACTTCACAATTTCACAGGAGTATCAGTACGCAGCTGCACCTGAGGCCGATGAAGGGATACCAAGGACATGCTATTGCGGTAGTGAGCCTGTAGTTAAAACGTCGTACACTCCAAAAAATCCATACAGGAGGTACTTCTCCTGCAACAACGTCGACGATGGAGAGTGCCACATCTGGAAATGGTGGGATGTGGCACTGCAAGAAGAGCTCCGTGAAACGCAAATACAACTTAGGATGCTCAAGGATCAATTCTTTGAGAGTGACCAGAAGGTGGCTAAGCTAGAGAAGATCTTACGTGTGCTAAGTAAGAAGACAGCAGTGGCTAAATATCGGTTTGCGAAGGGAGTTTGTCTACTGCTCTTGCTAATACTGGTCATCGTAATGTGGAG GAAGAGCCTCGGAGGATTTAAACATCAGTGTCTGAACTCGAGTTGGCCTTCAAAG TGGTGGTAA
- the LOC103844900 gene encoding uncharacterized protein LOC103844900 isoform X2: protein MGQDYSYTQPSSSSEELDITSLIVAEGELYANEVESNNFTISQEYQYAAAPEADEGIPRTCYCGSEPVVKTSYTPKNPYRRYFSCNNVDDGECHIWKWWDVALQEELRETQIQLRMLKDQFFESDQKVAKLEKILRVLSKKTAVAKYRFAKGVCLLLLLILVIVMWRKSLGGFKHQCLNSSWPSKVQQQDM, encoded by the exons ATGGGCCAAGACTATAGCTACACTCAGCCTTCTTCTTCGTCAGAGGAGTTAGACATCACCTCTTTAATTGTAGCAGAAGGTGAACTCTACGCCAATGAAGTTGAGAGTAATAACTTCACAATTTCACAGGAGTATCAGTACGCAGCTGCACCTGAGGCCGATGAAGGGATACCAAGGACATGCTATTGCGGTAGTGAGCCTGTAGTTAAAACGTCGTACACTCCAAAAAATCCATACAGGAGGTACTTCTCCTGCAACAACGTCGACGATGGAGAGTGCCACATCTGGAAATGGTGGGATGTGGCACTGCAAGAAGAGCTCCGTGAAACGCAAATACAACTTAGGATGCTCAAGGATCAATTCTTTGAGAGTGACCAGAAGGTGGCTAAGCTAGAGAAGATCTTACGTGTGCTAAGTAAGAAGACAGCAGTGGCTAAATATCGGTTTGCGAAGGGAGTTTGTCTACTGCTCTTGCTAATACTGGTCATCGTAATGTGGAG GAAGAGCCTCGGAGGATTTAAACATCAGTGTCTGAACTCGAGTTGGCCTTCAAAG GTACAGCAGCAGGACATGTGA
- the LOC103844900 gene encoding uncharacterized protein LOC103844900 isoform X4 — translation MGQDYSYTQPSSSSEELDITSLIVAEGELYANEVESNNFTISQEYQYAAAPEADEGIPRTCYCGSEPVVKTSYTPKNPYRRYFSCNNVDDGECHIWKWWDVALQEELRETQIQLRMLKDQFFESDQKVAKLEKILRVLSKKTAVAKYRFAKGVCLLLLLILVIVMWRASEDLNISV, via the exons ATGGGCCAAGACTATAGCTACACTCAGCCTTCTTCTTCGTCAGAGGAGTTAGACATCACCTCTTTAATTGTAGCAGAAGGTGAACTCTACGCCAATGAAGTTGAGAGTAATAACTTCACAATTTCACAGGAGTATCAGTACGCAGCTGCACCTGAGGCCGATGAAGGGATACCAAGGACATGCTATTGCGGTAGTGAGCCTGTAGTTAAAACGTCGTACACTCCAAAAAATCCATACAGGAGGTACTTCTCCTGCAACAACGTCGACGATGGAGAGTGCCACATCTGGAAATGGTGGGATGTGGCACTGCAAGAAGAGCTCCGTGAAACGCAAATACAACTTAGGATGCTCAAGGATCAATTCTTTGAGAGTGACCAGAAGGTGGCTAAGCTAGAGAAGATCTTACGTGTGCTAAGTAAGAAGACAGCAGTGGCTAAATATCGGTTTGCGAAGGGAGTTTGTCTACTGCTCTTGCTAATACTGGTCATCGTAATGTGGAG AGCCTCGGAGGATTTAAACATCAGTGTCTGA
- the LOC103844900 gene encoding putative nuclease HARBI1 isoform X1, translated as MSSSSSDEFEERLDEVFDEIFEDTFNNIVEAQSIPPSRRAYVERNREGGHVRLWNDYFSEDCTFPAHLFRRRFRMNKELFLRIVHGLSEWFPFFQQRRDATGRFGLSPLQKCTAAIRMLAYGSAADAVDEYLRLGESTALSCLHNFTDGIIQLFGEEYLRRPTPEDLQRLLDIGEKRGFPGMVGSIDCMHWEWKNCPTAWKGQYTRGSGKPTIVLEAVASQDLWIWHAFFGPPGTLNDINVLDRSPVFDDLLEGRAPRVKYMVNGHMYKLGYYLTDGIYPKWSTFIQSITLPQTPQQELFAKVQEATRKDVERAFGVLQARFAIVRNPVKTLDRAKIGKIMRACIILHNMIVEDERDGYSPIDISEFEEGDVPRCSQVETEMPTNMNNIFPTRNDLRDRQTHERLKNDLIQNIWNKFGDED; from the coding sequence ATGTCATCATCTTCATCGGATGAATTCGAAGAGAGATTGGACGAAGTTTTCGATGAAATCTTTGAAGATACTTTCAACAATATAGTGGAGGCCCAATCCATACCGCCAAGTAGACGTGCTTATGTGGAACGAAACCGCGAAGGAGGACACGTCCGCTTATGGAATGACTACTTTAGCGAAGATTGTACATTTCCGGCACATTTATTCAGACGCCGTTTCCGCATGAATAAGGAATTATTCTTGCGTATTGTCCATGGCCTATCAGAGTGGTTTCCATTCTTTCAGCAAAGAAGAGATGCAACCGGGAGGTTCGGTCTTTCTCCATTACAAAAATGTACGGCAGCTATTCGTATGCTTGCTTATGGTTCTGCGGCTGATGCGGttgacgaatatctccgacttggtgaGTCCACTGCACTTTCGTGTTTACATAATTTCACTGACGGAATAATACAATTATTTGGAGAAGAGTATCTACGACGACCCACCCCCGAGGATCTACAACGACTACTCGATATTGGAGAGAAACGAGGGTTTCCTGGGATGGTCGGGAGCATTGACTGTATGCACTGGGAGTGGAAAAATTGcccaaccgcttggaaaggacagtacacacgtggatcaggaaaaccgacaattgtcttagaggctgttgcttcacaagatctttggatatggcacgcttTTTTTGGTCCTCCAGGTACGTTAAATGATATCAATGTCCTCGATCGgtctcctgtttttgatgacctTTTAGAAGGTCGAGCTCCGAGGGTAAAGTACATGGTCAACGGACACATGTATAAGTTGGGGTACTACCTCACAGacggtatatatccaaaatggtcaacatttatccaatctatcaccctccctcaaactcctcaacaagagttatttgctaaagttcaagaagcaacccgaaaagatgtggagcgggcttttggagtattgcaagcTCGATTTGCGATTGTGAGAAACCCGGTAAAAACATTGGATAGAGCAAAGATagggaagattatgagagcTTGTATCATACTCCACAATATGATTGTCGAAGATGAACGGGATGGATACTCTCCTATTGATATATCTGAATTTGAAGAAGGAGACGTCCCCAGATGTTCACAGGTGGAAACCGAGATGCCAACTAATATGAATAATATATTTCCCACGCGGAATGATCTACGTGATAGGCAAACGCATGAACGattgaaaaatgatttaattcaaaatatttggaa